A region from the Lolium perenne isolate Kyuss_39 chromosome 4, Kyuss_2.0, whole genome shotgun sequence genome encodes:
- the LOC127348290 gene encoding uncharacterized protein yields MKKSPAVGPSTPVPPSASHPTPQPSPPQADPSPPPAANTPPEIIPVSSGHAGGEDPKAKGPAQENAEVQGQGEAEVTSSEKAGEGAGDMVVFPKNFGDPADTTSTPKAYATKFFNKLSEAEKWELEQDLLNAMLNNAWGKPDSRTSEIQDFKKNVGQFFDQLICKQKEQQALHYELHKNIALQRRVTLNQAENIRTLKDENAELTKQLADAQGASSSLATASSELENLRSSYHDLETKLKEAELKREQAEKQLSEKNSEHIREKGELLLKKNADSETIKRQQKELNGLRKYMETAEHHWDLLNENILGTILKPCPDVFSDFLLYAQTACLYPDYLLCRAAWVSGTAPEFVPTG; encoded by the exons atgaaaaaatctccggctgttggtccttctactccagttccaccaagtgcctcccacccaactcctcaaccgtcgccccctcaggctgatccatctccccctcctgccgcaaatactccaccggaaataattccggttagcagcgggcatgcgggcggagaagatcctaaggccaagggCCCTGCCCAAGAAAACGCGGAagtacaaggccaaggagaggctgaagtcacttcttccgagaaggctggagagggcgctggcgacatggtcgtttttccgaagaactttggagatccggctgacaccacttccacccccaaggcgtatgctaccaagtttttcaacaagctgtccgaggcggagaagtgggaacttgaacaggacctgctcaacgccatgctgaacaacgcctgggggaaacctgactccaggacatcggaaatccaaGACTTCAAGAAGAACGTCGGTCAGTTCTTTGACcagctcatctgcaagcaaaag gaacagcaggcactgcactatgagctgcacaagaacattgcgcttcagcgccgcgttactctgaatcaggcggaaaatatccggactctgaaggatgagaatgcggaactgaccaagcaactggcggacgcccaag gcgcatcctcttcccttgctacagcctcatctgaacttgagaacctgcgctcctcgtaccatgatttggaaacgaaattaaaggaggcggaactaaagagggagcaggccgagaagcagctgtcggagaaaaactccgaacatatcagggaaaagggcgagctgttgctgaagaaaaatgctgacagcgaaaccatcaagaggcagcagaaagagctcaatggtctccgaaaatatatggagaccgcggagcatcactgggacttgctcaacgagaacatcttgggtacgaTACTGAAACCTTGCCCAGATGTTTTCTCCGACTTTTTACTTTACGCTCAAActgcatgcttatatcctgattatcttttatgcagagccgcttgggtatccggaacagcgccggaatttgttcccacgggatga